In Nostoc piscinale CENA21, the genomic stretch AGTTGGCACAAGAAATTAGTCAAGAATTTGATGTGGAAGTGTCGCCAGCAATTCGGATTGATGATGATGCGGCTTTGGGAATTAGTCGTGCAAGTCGAGAACGTAATGCGAATTTAGTGGTGATGGGTTGGTCACAGACTACAGGTTTTCGCGCTCGTTTGTTTGGAAGTGTGATTGATAGTGTGTTTTGGTCTTCACATTGTCCGGTAGCGGTGACACGTTTGTTGAGTAGTCCAACCAGTATTCAAAGAATTTTGGTACCTGTTGGTGATTTGACGCGACAAACTATCGGTGCTGTTAGGTTCGCGCAAATTTTAGCTGATGTAAATCAGGCAGAAGTGGTATTGTTGCATGTGAGCGATCGCAAAACTCCCCCAGCTTTAGTAGAAAAATTTACATCCCAATTGTTGGAAATTACGACAAAAAGTCAGTTACAGGTGAAAACTAACATCCAAACAGTTAAAGGTGATGATGTCGCTAGAGTAATTATTCGAGAAGCTCAAGCTTTTGATTTAGCAGTGTTGCGTTCTGTGCGTTATCGCACAGCCGGTGGTTTAGGTGTAAGTCAAGTAACGACCCAAATCTTGAGAGAGTTGAAATGCTCGATTGTATTACTAGGTGAGCCTCACTCGTAAGCTATGGTTAATCTACTGACAGCGTATCTTAAATGTTATTCACGAACCACAGAGGCACAGAGAACGCAGAAAGAAGAGAGAAATGCTTAACTGAAGTGGTATTGAAATATCACATCTATACAGCGTTTCATGAATGTGCAAACTGCTGTATGTTGAAAGTTTAATTTCTATCGTTGGTCATACCTCAGTAGATTCCCCAAACTGAATCTATATTAGATAACCTAGTTAATATGTTGTCGTGATCATAAAGCTTAGATATTTTAGACTTTTGTACGCTCTACAGTACTAGGAAGTTACATTAAATGCAGAGTTTTCAAGTTTGGAATCAATTAACCAGGTGGAAGTTTAGCAAATTATTAAGTCAGACATTGGCTTTAGGAGTTGGTGCTGGTGTTTTGTTGTTCAGTGCTAGTGCTAACGCTGCTGAACAAGTGATTTTAAAGTATGGGAGTTTTCAAGGGCCTGTTTCGGTTGCAGAATTGAATCAGTTTGTGCAAACAGGTAAGACTACCCCAACAATTAGCAATTATTTACAAGCGGCTAAACAAGACCCAGATGTAGCGCGTAAGGCTTTAGTCGCAGGTATTAAAGCTGAACCTGCTTATTTAAATAGCTTGCTGTCTGGCTGGACAGGTCCGATTTTACTAGCTCAAGTTGGTGATGTGGTGCATCCGCCAGGGGAAGATTTAGATGCACAGGCGTTAGAAACATCTTTGAATAAATCTATTCAAGAAGATGGAGAAATTACTCTGTTAGGCGCAATTCGTCATTATCCAGATCAGACTGTGGAAATAGAAGGCGATCGCCTCATTCCAGTTTATGAAAGATTGAGCAGCTTGGCAAAAGTTCTCTAAGTACTGAGTGCATGATCAATCTCAGAGACAATTTATCAAGCAAATCGTCAGTACATTCCAGGTAGGTTGGGTGTAACGCAGTAAAACCCAACATTTTTTATGATTTTGTTGGGTTACGCTTACATTCAGTTCTCACGAGAAAATGTCATGGCTAAGGAAATAACCTACCTAGAGTTATCAGAAGATAGTGGAAGTTCTCACAAGTTTTATGAGGTGATTGTTGAAGATACTCAAGTAAGCATCCGCTACGGTCGTATTGGTGACACAGGACAAACCCAAACAAAAACCTACCCGACATCAGAAAAAGCAAAAGCAGAAGCGGCGAAAAAAATTAACGAAAAGCTGAAAAAAGGCTATGAAAAATCTGTGATGGGTGTGCGTCAAAAGCGTTCTGTAACTCGCCGCCAAGTGAGTAGTACTGCTTCGACAGCAAAACAAGCGCCAATTTTGTGGAAGTTTGCGGCTAATTCTGCGGCTTTTGGGATTTTTATTGATGCTAACCGTTGCTGGCTGGGTAATCAAGCTGGTCAAGTTTTTGCTTTGAACCATGAAGGGAAAGTGAGCAATCAGTTTAAGCTACCTGATGGGGTGAAATGTTTAGTTGCTGATGATATCTGGATTTACGCTGGCTGTGATGATGGTAATGTCTACGATTTAACTGGGAAGTTACCCCGTGTTGCTTACAAAATTGATGAAAATGTTGATATTTTCTGGCTTGATATTAAAGATGGTTTATTAGCTGTCTCTGATGCCAACGGTGGTGTGACAACTATAGATCATGATGATGAATCACAATGGACGCGGTTGAGTCAAGGTAGTTCTGGTTGGATGGTTCGCTGTGATGAAGTGGGAATTTATCACGGTCATAGTCAAGGGGTGACTATGTACGATAACCAAGAAGGTCGAATGTTGTGGTATCAAAAAACTGCCGGGAGTGTATTATTTGGTTGGCAAGAAGCGTCGACAGTTTACGCAGGTGCAAGCGATCGCAAAATTTATAGTTTTAGTAAGCAAGGTCAACCACTAACAATATATCAGTGTGATTCCTCGGTTTATTCTTGCGCTACAGCCCAAAATGGTAAATATGTGTTTGCTGGTGACGATAATTCTTCGATTTACTGCTTTAACCAAGCCGGGGAAAGACTGTGGAAGTTGGGGACTGGTTGTGGTTCTGCTTTATCTATGCAGTTTTACGAATCTCGAATTTATATTGTCACTACCGATGGAAGTTTAGCTTGTATTGATGCTAGTGAAAATGCGATCGCCTCTGCTCAAGCTGGTACAATTCCCGAAGCAAATGTGATTAAAGCACCAAAAACTGAGGGAGTCACTCCTTCGGCTGTTCTG encodes the following:
- a CDS encoding alpha/beta hydrolase encodes the protein MQSFQVWNQLTRWKFSKLLSQTLALGVGAGVLLFSASANAAEQVILKYGSFQGPVSVAELNQFVQTGKTTPTISNYLQAAKQDPDVARKALVAGIKAEPAYLNSLLSGWTGPILLAQVGDVVHPPGEDLDAQALETSLNKSIQEDGEITLLGAIRHYPDQTVEIEGDRLIPVYERLSSLAKVL
- a CDS encoding WGR domain-containing protein, which codes for MAKEITYLELSEDSGSSHKFYEVIVEDTQVSIRYGRIGDTGQTQTKTYPTSEKAKAEAAKKINEKLKKGYEKSVMGVRQKRSVTRRQVSSTASTAKQAPILWKFAANSAAFGIFIDANRCWLGNQAGQVFALNHEGKVSNQFKLPDGVKCLVADDIWIYAGCDDGNVYDLTGKLPRVAYKIDENVDIFWLDIKDGLLAVSDANGGVTTIDHDDESQWTRLSQGSSGWMVRCDEVGIYHGHSQGVTMYDNQEGRMLWYQKTAGSVLFGWQEASTVYAGASDRKIYSFSKQGQPLTIYQCDSSVYSCATAQNGKYVFAGDDNSSIYCFNQAGERLWKLGTGCGSALSMQFYESRIYIVTTDGSLACIDASENAIASAQAGTIPEANVIKAPKTEGVTPSAVLETTTDTSNGVIVECFQDGSKLRVRVISPGYNSNWNVQFPKDIRQAGDRYLVQEIRESARGGFYRVYGDIKKINN